One window from the genome of Rhodopseudomonas sp. P2A-2r encodes:
- a CDS encoding class I SAM-dependent methyltransferase: MLAVFETDEGVEAVRPAEAAVRMNKMYRWQRYIYDMTRRYYLLGRDQLIDGLQPKPGASVLEIGCGTGRNLVHTARRYPQAAIFGFDISTEMLTTAIAAIDRAGLARSVRVAHGDATHFDPGKMFQVARFDHVMICYSLSMIPDWQLVLDNALACLKHGGKLHIVDFGDQSGLPTIAAKLLLRWLALFDVTPRNDLRNAVERLAARSGAELTFKRPFRGYAQQAVLTLR, translated from the coding sequence ATGCTGGCTGTATTCGAGACCGATGAAGGCGTGGAGGCCGTGCGGCCGGCGGAAGCCGCCGTCCGCATGAACAAGATGTACCGCTGGCAGCGCTACATCTATGACATGACTCGACGCTACTACCTGCTTGGCCGCGACCAGCTGATCGACGGCCTGCAGCCGAAGCCCGGCGCCAGCGTGCTGGAGATCGGCTGCGGCACCGGCCGCAACCTGGTCCACACCGCGCGGCGCTATCCCCAAGCCGCCATCTTCGGCTTCGATATTTCCACGGAAATGCTGACCACCGCGATTGCGGCGATCGACCGCGCCGGTCTCGCCCGATCGGTGCGCGTCGCCCACGGTGACGCCACCCATTTCGATCCGGGAAAGATGTTTCAGGTCGCCCGCTTCGACCATGTGATGATCTGCTACAGCCTGTCGATGATCCCCGACTGGCAACTGGTGCTCGACAATGCGCTGGCCTGCCTCAAGCATGGCGGAAAACTGCACATCGTCGATTTCGGCGACCAGTCCGGCCTTCCCACAATTGCGGCAAAGCTACTGCTGCGCTGGCTGGCCCTGTTCGACGTGACGCCGCGCAACGACTTGCGCAATGCCGTCGAGCGCCTGGCCGCGCGATCCGGCGCCGAACTCACCTTCAAGCGACCGTTCCGCGGCTATGCGCAACAGGCAGTGCTGACGCTGCGCTAG
- a CDS encoding lysylphosphatidylglycerol synthase transmembrane domain-containing protein → MIRKRAGWRGLGMLVSLVIAVVAFMALARALKGVDLDQVLAAVRQTPALQIVLAVLFTILSYASLTLYDLLALRLIGRRDIPYCVAALASFTSYPIAHGTGAVLPVSSAIRYRIYAAHGVTVANVARICFLTGLTFWLGNLAALGLSILYAPDAISRIDHVSPQVNQMIAGAMLLVLALYIAWTWNSARLFGARRWSVPLPSGKNVFIQIGIGIVDLGAAALAMYVLIPADMNVELARVVVVFIAATLLGFASHSPAGIGVFDAAILVGLGGEHNEPLLAVLLLFRLIYHVTPFMLALALFSLREVLRAMERRRELARQAAG, encoded by the coding sequence GTGATTCGCAAGCGCGCGGGCTGGCGCGGCCTTGGCATGCTGGTCAGCCTGGTCATCGCCGTGGTCGCGTTCATGGCGCTGGCGCGGGCGCTCAAGGGCGTCGATCTCGACCAGGTGCTCGCCGCAGTCCGGCAGACGCCGGCCCTGCAGATCGTGCTGGCGGTGCTCTTCACGATTCTCTCTTATGCCAGCCTCACGCTCTATGATCTCCTTGCACTGCGCCTGATCGGCCGCCGCGACATTCCCTATTGCGTGGCGGCGCTGGCCAGTTTCACCAGCTATCCCATCGCCCACGGCACCGGCGCCGTGCTGCCGGTGTCGTCGGCGATTCGTTATCGCATCTATGCCGCCCATGGCGTCACCGTCGCCAATGTGGCGCGGATCTGCTTTCTCACTGGGCTAACCTTCTGGCTCGGCAATCTCGCGGCACTCGGGCTGAGCATCCTTTATGCGCCCGACGCCATCAGCCGCATCGATCATGTCTCACCGCAGGTCAACCAGATGATCGCCGGGGCGATGTTGCTTGTGCTCGCGCTCTATATCGCCTGGACCTGGAACAGCGCGCGGCTGTTCGGCGCACGGCGCTGGTCGGTGCCGCTGCCCTCGGGCAAGAACGTCTTCATCCAGATCGGCATCGGTATCGTCGATCTCGGCGCCGCGGCGCTGGCCATGTATGTGCTGATTCCCGCCGACATGAATGTCGAACTCGCCCGCGTCGTGGTGGTGTTCATCGCCGCGACCTTGCTCGGCTTCGCAAGCCACTCGCCGGCCGGCATCGGCGTGTTCGACGCCGCCATCCTGGTCGGCCTGGGTGGCGAGCATAACGAGCCGCTGCTGGCGGTGTTGCTGCTGTTCCGCCTGATCTATCACGTCACGCCGTTCATGCTGGCGCTGGCGCTGTTCAGCCTGCGCGAAGTGCTGCGCGCCATGGAGCGCCGTCGCGAACTCGCGCGCCAGGCCGCGGGCTAG
- the uvrA gene encoding excinuclease ABC subunit UvrA, giving the protein MYSRAGDYPRGQPLLYAESFSPNTPEGACPNCHGIGRVHDVAEKSMVPDDSLTIRERAIAAWPTAWGGQNLRDILVTLGYDVDTPWRNLPKKDRDWILFTDEQPTVPVYAGYTPAETRRALKRKEEPSYQGTFTGARKYVLQTFATTQSAMMKRRVSQFMLSSNCPVCHGKRLKPDALSVTFAGFDIADLQRLPLKRLDALLRPFPGARNTVSAAHPEKALVIHRIVEDLLARLAVLLDLGLGYLAPERSTPTLSPGELQRLRLATQVRSNLFGVVYVLDEPSAGLHPADTEALLRALDRLKAAGNSLFVVEHELDVIRHADWIVDVGPGAGAHGGDVLYSGPPAGLAEIEASQTRRYLFDDGGRRERLPRPPRQWLKLRGVTRNNLDRLDVDIPLGVFTSVTGVSGSGKSSLISQFLVEAVADRLGQRSEPVEDDADTLQEEGIKTLGGDIVAGMEGIKRLVVVDQKPIGRTPRSNLATYTGLFDHVRKLFAATKQAKARRYDAGRFSFNVAKGRCETCQGEGFVSVELLFLPSVYAPCPTCHGARYNAKTLEIRIRDKSIADVLAMTVDAAFDFFADDAALQRSLGVIREVGLGYIRLGQSATELSGGEAQRIKLATELQRAHRGMTLYVLDEPTTGLHPSDVDKLMRQLDGLVASGNTVVVVEHDMDMVSASDWVIDIGPGAGDEGGTVVASGTPADVARSPESRTALYLERARRGRA; this is encoded by the coding sequence CTGTATTCGCGCGCCGGCGATTACCCGCGCGGACAACCGCTGCTCTATGCGGAATCGTTTTCGCCCAACACGCCGGAGGGCGCCTGCCCCAATTGCCACGGCATCGGCCGCGTCCATGATGTCGCCGAAAAATCCATGGTGCCTGACGACAGCCTGACGATCCGCGAGCGGGCCATCGCGGCATGGCCGACCGCATGGGGCGGCCAGAACTTGCGCGATATCCTGGTCACGCTCGGCTACGACGTCGACACGCCGTGGCGCAACCTGCCGAAGAAGGACCGCGATTGGATCCTGTTCACCGACGAGCAGCCGACGGTACCGGTCTATGCCGGCTATACGCCGGCAGAAACCAGACGCGCGCTGAAGCGCAAGGAAGAGCCGAGCTACCAGGGCACTTTCACGGGCGCGCGAAAATACGTGCTGCAGACCTTTGCGACCACGCAGAGTGCGATGATGAAGCGCCGTGTGTCGCAGTTCATGCTGTCAAGCAATTGCCCGGTGTGCCACGGCAAGCGGCTGAAGCCGGACGCGCTATCGGTGACATTCGCCGGTTTCGATATCGCCGATCTCCAGCGCCTGCCGCTGAAGCGGCTCGACGCTCTGCTGCGGCCCTTTCCCGGCGCCCGGAACACGGTCTCCGCCGCGCATCCTGAAAAGGCGCTGGTGATTCATCGTATCGTTGAGGACCTGCTGGCGCGTCTTGCGGTGCTGCTCGATCTCGGCCTCGGCTATCTCGCGCCGGAAAGGAGTACGCCGACGCTGTCGCCGGGCGAGCTGCAACGGCTGCGGCTGGCGACGCAGGTGCGCTCCAACCTGTTCGGCGTGGTCTATGTGCTGGACGAGCCCTCCGCCGGGCTGCATCCGGCCGACACCGAGGCGCTGTTGCGCGCGCTCGACCGGCTCAAGGCCGCCGGCAACTCGTTGTTCGTCGTCGAACATGAACTCGACGTTATCCGCCATGCCGACTGGATCGTCGATGTCGGCCCCGGTGCGGGCGCGCACGGTGGCGACGTGTTGTACAGCGGGCCGCCCGCGGGACTGGCCGAAATCGAGGCGTCGCAGACGAGGCGCTATCTGTTCGACGATGGCGGCAGGCGAGAACGGCTGCCGCGGCCGCCGCGACAATGGCTCAAGCTCCGCGGTGTCACCCGCAACAATCTCGATCGTCTCGATGTCGACATTCCCCTCGGCGTGTTCACCTCGGTGACCGGCGTGTCCGGCTCCGGCAAATCCAGCCTGATCAGCCAGTTTCTAGTCGAGGCGGTGGCCGACCGGCTCGGCCAGCGCAGCGAGCCGGTCGAAGACGACGCTGACACGCTGCAGGAGGAGGGCATCAAGACACTCGGCGGCGATATCGTTGCCGGCATGGAGGGCATCAAGCGGCTGGTGGTGGTCGATCAGAAGCCGATCGGCCGCACCCCGCGCTCGAATCTGGCGACTTATACCGGCCTGTTCGACCATGTGCGCAAACTGTTCGCCGCGACCAAGCAGGCAAAGGCCCGCCGCTACGATGCCGGCCGGTTCTCCTTCAACGTCGCGAAGGGCCGCTGCGAGACCTGCCAGGGCGAGGGGTTTGTCAGCGTCGAGCTGCTGTTCCTGCCGTCGGTCTATGCACCATGCCCGACCTGCCATGGTGCGCGCTATAACGCCAAGACCCTGGAAATCAGGATCCGCGACAAGTCGATCGCCGATGTTCTCGCCATGACCGTTGATGCCGCATTCGACTTCTTTGCGGATGACGCCGCGTTGCAGCGCTCGCTCGGCGTGATCCGCGAGGTCGGGCTCGGCTATATCCGGCTCGGGCAATCGGCCACCGAACTGTCCGGCGGCGAGGCCCAGCGCATCAAGCTCGCCACCGAGTTGCAACGCGCGCACCGCGGCATGACGCTCTACGTCCTCGACGAGCCGACCACCGGGCTGCATCCGTCCGATGTCGACAAGTTGATGAGGCAGCTCGATGGCCTAGTGGCCTCCGGTAACACGGTGGTGGTGGTCGAGCACGACATGGACATGGTCTCAGCCAGCGACTGGGTAATCGATATCGGACCCGGGGCCGGCGACGAGGGTGGCACGGTGGTGGCGTCAGGAACACCCGCTGACGTGGCGCGGTCCCCGGAGAGCCGCACTGCTCTATATCTGGAGCGGGCGCGCCGCGGTCGCGCCTGA
- the recQ gene encoding DNA helicase RecQ, whose translation MAPDALSILNSVFGLPGFRGEQEAIVRHVTNGGNCLVLMPTGGGKSLCYQLPSLLREGCGIVVSPLIALMRDQVAGLIEAGVKAAVLNSSLTWDEANEVERRLLAGDLDVLYVAPERLLTPRCLTMLGRAKIALFAIDEAHCVSQWGHDFRPEYIGLSVIAERFPDVPRIALTATADDLTRQEIAHRLQLDDAPRFVASFDRPNIKYQIVDKLNGKTQLQAFINEFHSGDAGIVYCLSRAKVEDTATALTKAGIPALPYHAGLPADLRARNQDRFINEDGIVMVATVAFGMGIDKPDVRFVAHLDLPKSIEAYYQETGRAGRDGKPSDAWMTYGLSDIVQQRRMIDESTGAEAFKRVSISKLEALVSLAESTYCRRTTLLGYFGETVTDAKCGNCDNCLTPPLVKDGSVIAQKLLSTAYRTGQRFGAMHLIDVLIGRDTDKVKQFGHDKLSVFGVGADLSDKQWRAAIRQLVALGHLRPDSEAYNALTLTESARGVLKGETQVMLREEAAGPLGKRGGARRRGVPTASNGDANPDLLDILRAWRSELAKKTSVPAYVILHDATLDGIATARPTSLAQLRGIPGIGDKKLERYGTELIALVTAAAG comes from the coding sequence ATGGCGCCCGATGCGCTGTCGATCCTGAACTCGGTATTCGGCCTGCCCGGCTTTCGCGGCGAGCAGGAAGCGATCGTCCGCCACGTCACCAATGGCGGCAACTGCCTGGTGCTGATGCCCACCGGCGGCGGCAAGTCGCTGTGCTACCAGCTGCCGTCGCTGCTGCGCGAGGGCTGCGGCATCGTGGTGTCGCCGCTGATCGCACTGATGCGCGATCAGGTCGCGGGCCTGATCGAGGCCGGCGTCAAGGCGGCGGTGCTGAACTCATCGCTGACATGGGACGAGGCCAACGAGGTCGAACGCCGGCTACTCGCCGGTGACCTCGACGTCCTCTATGTGGCGCCGGAACGGCTGCTGACGCCACGCTGCCTGACCATGCTCGGCCGCGCCAAGATCGCACTGTTCGCCATCGACGAGGCGCATTGCGTGTCGCAATGGGGCCACGACTTTCGCCCGGAATATATCGGCCTGTCGGTCATTGCCGAGCGCTTCCCCGACGTGCCGCGCATCGCGCTCACCGCCACCGCCGACGATCTCACCCGGCAGGAGATCGCCCATCGCCTGCAGCTCGACGACGCGCCGCGCTTCGTCGCCAGCTTCGACCGCCCGAACATCAAGTATCAGATCGTCGACAAGCTGAACGGCAAGACCCAGCTGCAGGCCTTCATCAACGAATTCCATTCCGGCGACGCCGGCATCGTCTATTGCCTGTCGCGCGCCAAGGTCGAGGACACCGCCACGGCGCTGACCAAGGCGGGCATTCCGGCGTTGCCCTATCATGCAGGCCTCCCCGCCGATTTGCGCGCGCGCAATCAGGACCGCTTCATCAACGAGGACGGCATCGTGATGGTGGCCACCGTGGCGTTCGGCATGGGCATCGACAAGCCCGACGTGCGCTTCGTCGCCCATCTCGACCTGCCGAAAAGCATCGAGGCCTATTACCAGGAGACCGGCCGCGCCGGCCGCGACGGCAAGCCGTCCGATGCCTGGATGACTTACGGCCTCTCGGACATCGTGCAGCAGCGCCGCATGATCGACGAATCCACCGGCGCCGAAGCGTTCAAGCGAGTGTCTATCAGCAAGCTCGAGGCGCTGGTGAGCCTGGCCGAGTCCACCTATTGCCGACGCACAACACTGCTGGGCTACTTCGGCGAGACCGTAACGGACGCGAAATGCGGCAACTGCGACAACTGCCTGACGCCGCCGCTGGTGAAGGATGGCAGCGTGATTGCGCAAAAACTATTGTCCACCGCCTATCGCACCGGGCAGCGGTTCGGCGCCATGCACCTGATCGACGTGCTGATCGGGCGCGACACCGACAAGGTCAAGCAGTTCGGCCACGACAAGCTCTCGGTGTTCGGCGTCGGCGCCGACCTCAGCGACAAGCAGTGGCGCGCCGCGATCCGGCAACTGGTGGCGCTCGGCCATCTGCGCCCCGACAGCGAGGCCTATAACGCTCTTACGCTAACCGAATCAGCTCGCGGCGTGCTGAAGGGCGAGACGCAAGTGATGCTGCGCGAAGAGGCCGCCGGTCCGCTCGGCAAGCGCGGTGGCGCACGACGGCGCGGCGTTCCGACGGCAAGCAACGGCGACGCCAACCCGGACCTGCTCGACATTCTGCGCGCCTGGCGCTCCGAACTCGCCAAGAAGACCAGCGTGCCGGCCTACGTCATCCTGCACGACGCCACCCTCGACGGCATAGCCACCGCACGCCCGACCTCGCTGGCGCAACTGCGCGGCATTCCGGGGATCGGCGACAAGAAATTGGAGCGTTACGGCACCGAGCTGATCGCGCTGGTGACGGCGGCGGCCGGGTAG
- a CDS encoding LysR family transcriptional regulator: MRIHSAAIHYFEAVRRAGSIREAARRLNVASSAVNRQILKLEKEVGAALFDRTVTGLKLTASGEAMARHVIAVLQDLERVRTDIGALKGGHAGQIRIAAVEGVCGEILPDAIQRMRARAPRVTVTVETMGSFAIPSVIAEGLCDIGLAFALPRNGDLHQVALNRFRLGAVVPPDHPIAAKSTTSLAACLNSPIILATPDLSINQLLAPEISRISRALEPAVMSGSVELMRELALRGVGVAFQTRIGLTSAMASGRLVHVPLGANGPIWSDLGVYVRAGRALPTAVDRFVQILADELNRREAEENAALGPG, encoded by the coding sequence ATGCGCATCCACTCGGCCGCGATCCATTATTTCGAGGCCGTGCGGCGTGCCGGGTCGATCCGCGAAGCCGCCCGCCGATTGAACGTGGCGTCCTCCGCGGTGAACCGGCAGATCCTGAAGCTGGAAAAGGAAGTCGGCGCGGCACTGTTCGACCGCACGGTAACGGGGCTGAAGCTGACGGCCAGCGGCGAGGCGATGGCGCGTCACGTCATCGCAGTGCTGCAGGACCTCGAGCGGGTGCGCACCGACATCGGCGCACTCAAGGGCGGCCACGCCGGACAGATCCGCATCGCTGCTGTCGAGGGCGTGTGCGGCGAGATCCTGCCCGATGCGATCCAGCGCATGCGCGCACGCGCGCCGCGTGTCACGGTGACCGTCGAGACGATGGGATCCTTCGCCATCCCGTCCGTGATCGCGGAGGGCCTTTGCGATATCGGCCTGGCCTTCGCGCTGCCGCGCAACGGCGATCTGCACCAGGTCGCGCTCAATCGCTTCCGGCTCGGCGCGGTGGTCCCGCCGGATCACCCCATTGCCGCCAAATCCACGACATCGCTGGCGGCCTGCCTCAATTCGCCGATCATCCTGGCGACGCCCGACCTGTCGATCAACCAGCTGCTGGCGCCGGAGATCTCGCGCATATCCCGCGCGCTCGAGCCGGCCGTCATGTCGGGTTCGGTCGAGCTGATGCGCGAACTGGCGTTGCGCGGGGTCGGCGTCGCGTTCCAGACCCGAATCGGCCTCACCAGCGCCATGGCGTCCGGCCGGCTGGTCCATGTGCCGCTGGGGGCCAATGGCCCGATCTGGAGTGATCTCGGCGTCTATGTCCGCGCCGGCCGAGCCCTGCCAACCGCCGTCGACCGCTTCGTGCAGATCCTTGCCGACGAATTGAACCGGCGGGAAGCCGAGGAAAATGCGGCGCTTGGCCCTGGCTGA
- a CDS encoding isopenicillin N synthase family dioxygenase, with amino-acid sequence MPATLKAVHVAASALPIIDISGLSSADPADRRGVAQELRRACLDKGFFYVKNHGIPETLVAQVFAEAETFFALPAADKLALDKAHSKANRGYEPLKAQTLEAGAPPDLKEGFYIGPEHAADDPRVLAGKFNHGPNQWPANAGPGFHDTMTDYFTALLGLGERLMRGIALSLDLDEDYFKDFCADPMATLRLLHYPPQQPGDAPEQRGAGAHTDFGGLTLLRQDNVGGLQVWDQESQGWVHAEPVPGTYIVNLGDMIARWTNDLYRSTLHRVINTSGRERYSVPFFYVGNYDHEVACIPTCLAAGEAPKYPPTTVEAHLRTMYARTYAPAT; translated from the coding sequence ATGCCAGCCACCCTGAAAGCAGTCCACGTCGCCGCGTCCGCGCTTCCGATCATCGACATCTCCGGTCTCTCGAGCGCCGATCCAGCGGACCGCCGGGGCGTGGCCCAGGAGCTCCGGCGCGCCTGTCTCGACAAGGGCTTCTTCTATGTGAAGAACCACGGCATCCCCGAAACGCTGGTGGCGCAGGTGTTCGCGGAAGCGGAAACCTTCTTCGCGCTCCCCGCTGCCGACAAGCTGGCGCTCGACAAGGCGCATTCGAAGGCCAATCGCGGCTACGAGCCGCTGAAGGCCCAGACGCTGGAGGCCGGCGCGCCGCCGGACCTCAAGGAGGGCTTCTATATCGGTCCAGAACACGCCGCCGATGACCCGCGCGTGCTGGCGGGCAAGTTCAACCACGGCCCGAACCAGTGGCCGGCCAATGCCGGGCCCGGCTTTCACGACACCATGACCGACTACTTCACGGCCTTGCTTGGTCTCGGCGAGCGCCTGATGCGCGGCATCGCATTGTCGCTCGACCTCGACGAGGACTACTTCAAGGACTTCTGCGCGGATCCGATGGCGACGCTGCGGCTGCTGCACTATCCGCCGCAACAGCCGGGCGACGCTCCGGAGCAGCGCGGCGCCGGTGCCCACACCGACTTCGGCGGGCTGACCCTGCTGCGCCAGGACAATGTCGGCGGCCTGCAGGTCTGGGATCAGGAAAGCCAGGGCTGGGTCCACGCCGAGCCGGTGCCGGGAACCTACATCGTCAATCTCGGCGACATGATCGCGCGCTGGACCAACGATCTCTACCGCTCCACCCTGCACCGCGTGATCAACACCTCCGGGCGCGAGCGCTATTCGGTGCCGTTCTTCTATGTCGGCAACTACGACCACGAAGTCGCCTGCATTCCGACCTGCCTCGCCGCCGGCGAAGCGCCGAAATATCCGCCCACCACCGTCGAGGCGCATCTGCGCACCATGTACGCCCGCACCTACGCGCCCGCGACGTGA
- a CDS encoding alpha/beta fold hydrolase, with protein sequence MSMPHMSATGSRSGDDPVVLLAHSGGGVIASEVAERCHDRVSGVVYVAGMMLPNGGSFGDVVGPLVAADPAAAGIRPHLVWSADGVTSTVPPDAARQIFYHDCAQDDAEAASVRLTPQAEGGRAISPQLTSQRFGTVPRLYVEALQDRSVVLAAQRRMQAMVPGAWVVGLDSGHAPQLAMPEKLAACVIPWLAARS encoded by the coding sequence ATGTCTATGCCGCACATGTCGGCGACAGGATCTCGTTCCGGCGACGATCCGGTCGTGCTGCTGGCGCATTCCGGCGGCGGGGTGATCGCCTCGGAAGTCGCGGAACGTTGCCACGACCGCGTCAGCGGCGTGGTCTATGTGGCCGGCATGATGCTGCCGAACGGCGGCAGCTTCGGCGACGTGGTCGGCCCATTGGTGGCCGCCGATCCGGCCGCGGCGGGAATTCGCCCGCATCTGGTGTGGTCTGCCGATGGGGTGACATCGACGGTGCCGCCCGATGCGGCGCGGCAGATTTTCTATCACGACTGCGCCCAGGACGACGCCGAAGCGGCGAGCGTGCGGCTGACACCGCAAGCGGAAGGCGGCCGCGCCATCAGCCCGCAGCTGACGTCGCAACGCTTCGGCACCGTCCCCCGGCTCTATGTCGAGGCGCTGCAGGATCGCTCGGTGGTGCTGGCTGCGCAGCGCCGCATGCAGGCCATGGTCCCCGGCGCATGGGTTGTCGGTCTCGACAGCGGGCACGCGCCGCAACTGGCGATGCCTGAAAAACTGGCAGCCTGCGTCATCCCGTGGCTGGCAGCCCGCTCATGA
- a CDS encoding ABC transporter substrate-binding protein, producing MIRSLLTRTLAVTGLVLTTAAPAFAADKVTFLLDWLPAGDKAAVYVAQAKGLFAAEGLEVTIQSGRGSSDVVTKLGTGAGDMGTGGLAALLQARAESKVPVKAIASLYTIEPDAIFTTEGSGINSLKDIAGKKIATATFSSSNVVWPLLLQANGIDPAKVELLKVDPGALAPMLASGKVDATINWVTVAPGFEGPMNEVKKKLKVISWSDYGFTGYGLSVFASEKFLAERPDVARRTLKAFLAGNQMAIADPKLAGASVKASVGDIDAAVADKQFAASIPLMDNAIAKKDGAGAFEKALLAKTWEWTAKSQNMPIEKLDPETAVDRSFLPK from the coding sequence ATGATCCGCTCACTGCTCACGCGCACCCTGGCTGTCACCGGACTTGTCTTGACGACCGCGGCGCCGGCCTTCGCCGCCGACAAGGTGACGTTCCTGCTCGACTGGCTGCCGGCCGGCGACAAGGCCGCCGTCTATGTGGCGCAGGCCAAGGGCCTGTTCGCCGCCGAGGGTCTCGAGGTGACGATCCAGTCCGGCCGCGGCTCCTCCGACGTGGTGACCAAGCTCGGCACCGGCGCCGGCGACATGGGCACCGGCGGGCTCGCCGCGCTGCTGCAGGCCAGGGCGGAGAGCAAGGTCCCCGTCAAGGCGATCGCCTCGCTCTATACTATCGAGCCGGATGCAATCTTCACCACGGAGGGCTCGGGCATCAACTCGCTGAAGGACATTGCCGGCAAGAAGATCGCCACGGCCACCTTCTCTTCCTCGAACGTGGTGTGGCCGCTGCTGCTGCAGGCCAACGGCATCGATCCCGCCAAGGTCGAACTGCTCAAGGTCGACCCCGGCGCACTGGCGCCGATGCTGGCATCGGGCAAGGTCGACGCCACCATCAACTGGGTGACGGTGGCGCCCGGTTTCGAGGGGCCGATGAACGAGGTCAAGAAGAAGCTGAAGGTGATCTCGTGGTCCGACTACGGCTTCACCGGCTACGGCCTGTCGGTGTTTGCATCGGAAAAATTCCTGGCCGAGCGGCCCGACGTGGCACGGCGCACCCTGAAGGCGTTCCTGGCCGGCAACCAGATGGCCATCGCCGATCCGAAACTTGCCGGCGCCTCGGTGAAGGCCTCGGTGGGCGATATCGATGCGGCCGTTGCCGACAAGCAGTTCGCAGCTTCCATTCCGCTGATGGACAACGCTATCGCCAAGAAGGACGGCGCCGGCGCCTTCGAGAAGGCGCTGCTCGCCAAGACCTGGGAATGGACCGCCAAGTCGCAGAACATGCCGATCGAGAAGCTCGACCCGGAGACCGCGGTCGACCGCTCGTTCCTGCCGAAGTGA